The DNA segment GCGGGACCGCGGGAACATGTCCCGCCTgttcctcgccggcgacagcgCCGGCGCCAACATCGCGCACAACATGGCGATGCGCGCCGGGAAGGACGGGGGGCAGCTTGAGGGCGGCGTGGCCATCAccggcatcctcctcctcgaccccTACTTCTGGGGCAAGAACCCCGTGGGCGCGGAGACCACGGacccggcgaggcggcgccagTACGAGGCGACGTGGTCGTTCATCTGCGACGGCAAGTACGGCATCGACGACCCGCTGGTGGACCCGCTGTCCATGCCGGCGCCGGAGTGGCGGAAGCTGGCGTGCTCGCGCGTGGCCGTGACGGTGTCCGACCTCGACGACTTCAAGGAGCGCGGGAAGGCGtacgcggcggcgctccgcgACAGCGGGtggggcggcgaggtggaggagtaCGAGACCGCCGGCGAGGTGCACGTCTACTTCCTCGACAAGCCCTCGAGCCCCAAGTCCGCCAAGGAGCTGACCTTCGTCGCCGGCTACCTGAGCCacgagtagcagcagcagcacaacgGCATGGGTGTCAGATTGGTCGCAGACTTGCAGTACATGATTGATTGATAATTACTCATTAGTGGAGTACCAGCTAGTACAGTTGTCTACATGTCTTCTTGTCTTGTGCATCTATAGATTTCTCCATTGTTTGATCGATCGGTCATCCGGATCCAGTTCATGATGAGTACAGTGAAATTGCTGGGGATTTTGGGGGAAAGTTGGATGCTTTCCGTGCCTGCAGTGTTCAGAAGAATCGGCAGGGGAGTGTACGTTTCTCCAAAGTGAGTGCAGAGTGCAGTCAGAGGATTGGTCAATCTCGTTATCTTGTGGTGACCGGGTGACGCATGCCGAGCACCCAGTGCAAATATATTACTGTTTGGATCATTTATTTTCTTCAGAAACCTCGTACGGTTGTTCAGATGTCTCCTGGTCTTGCCAAAATTATGCATGAAGCTGCTGGTTATTTTAAACGGTGTCAAGAAATCAAAACCGGTCAATTCAGAATTTTGTGCTGCTGACATCTCAACTGAACTCCAGGATGACTGACTGCTTGATCAATGCAGAACTGCAGATATGTTTTGCCTGTCAATGTTTGTTGGGGTCCTAGTGGTGAATGCACTTATTTAGGACTGTGAAAGGACTTGATTAGTGCTGACGATTCGATTAGCGAAACGCTAGAATGAGCAATAGTACTGTGCCTGAGACAAGCTAGTGTCGTATTGGCGATTTGGCGTAGAGTGGGAATGGGCTGGGATGGCGACCACAGGAGACAGGGAAAGATGAAGAAAAACAGCCACAAATTTCGAGATAATACAATGCATTGCAATGCTTTGGAACAAAAACTTCAGAACCATACCTTCGATCTTCGATGCACAGATTGTTGCCGAACAATTACAAATTTGAActgttctttttctccttttttcgaCTTGCCCATATGTAATTGTTATTTTTCACCTATCCCAATAACAAAGAAACCTAACTTAAACGATCCTACGTAAGCAAAATTAGCTCCTCCATTTTGTACTAATTGTTTATGGTTGTGCAAGGTGCTTCCTTTCGTGGGGAGGCAAACCAAGCACACATTGCCCTAAGAAAGCAGAAAGCTCATCGGATGTCCCTTTTGTCCAAACACAGAACGGCAAAAACTGATGAAGATAATGATGTTTCACCTAATACACCACAGTGAGACCGGAAGAAGGATTAGTAGGTTAAACGACAAGGTTGATCAtgcctgcaaggctgcaacacCAAGCCGTTGTTTCAAAGCGAAGATCTGTAGCATGAAGCACGTCCATAAAGTGCTAGAGAGATGATGTCAAGCACGGCTCTAGGAACCTGATTATTATTGACTATAGTTGTAACTAGGCAATGATTGGCGTTGGCGAAATGGCGAGCCAGAAGACAAAAGTTCACATCAGCCATCGTGTCAATTCCTTGGCCAAGTGCAATTTTGTGCAAGACTTTGTGGAGCTCAACAACTTGTGCAACTGCATCTCTCCTCTTCTCATTCAATTCATGCCTGATACCATGTGCTTGGTTTGGTGATCAGGATACAAGGCAGaattttggtgattgatgaagTTTGGTTAAACGAATGCACACATTAGCAACAGGAACTACATTAGCAACAACAACATTGATCTAGTTCaactgaaaaggaaaaggggactGCCTATTTAACGATTCAACGAGAACACCATTCTAAATCCTACTATTTTTAACTATTGGATTGCTGTAAGGTTTATGCAGATTCCTCTAACCCtaacctctctctcttttccttcttcctcccttcctgCCGCCACGGTGTGAGCGCTTGATGTCACTGGCATTACCCTGCCTCCTGCTCTGCCACCTGGTTGGAAGGGGGTCTAAAGAAGCTAGTGAGCCCCATCCTGACCCACCCAAGCAGCCTCATCCCCGCCTTCTCTTCCCCAAGGCAATGACACCAATTGATGCCTCATCATCTTTCTTGTCTCCGACGGTTCTTCACTGCTAGATACATCATTACTAGCCACCGCCTCGTAACCAGTCTCCCCTCGTGTTCCCGTCGGCCCACCGCCTGTTGCCAACCTCGCGGCTCCGGCACGTCCGTTGGTATCCACCGTCCACCGTCAGTTCTCTGCTGCCCACGACCATTCCTCTAAAGCCTTGGGGAACCGCAACCCCAAACCATAATTTTTATGTCTCTTGCCATAGTTGGGGATGATGTTGGAGAAAATAGGGAACTCGCTGGAGTTAGATAAGAGGAAGCCCATGCACGAATATTGGCTGGATCCGACGGTCCAAAATTTGTAAGTTTTCATCCCCTAATTTCTGTCAAATGCCATTTAGCAAATTCacatttacgactaattattttttaagtagtaggcGACGTACCTATCGATAGCAAGGTGGTGACTTTGTCAGTCTCAAGATTTGTTAGATCCAGTTTTTCGGATGTACTTATAGAAGGATAGGATATGTGTGTTCATAGAGATACGTGTATACGCATTGTGAATGCATATGCTTGTATTGTGTTTCTGACAAGGAAAACCCATTTTCTACGTTGTGCAAGTAAAATAGAAAGGACAGTTTTTAAGTTGAAATGTAGTGTGTCAATAGACATCTGTGTTTTACATGGATTCATACTAGGCGAAATCAGCATAAATTAAATAACAAATCATACAGCAATAGCAATAGACAGCAGCATGCCCAATGCAACAGTTACCCAAGAGGCCATTGGATTCTCTACCGATTTACGAACTCGGCAATGGCGTCGTCCTGCCTGACGGCCTCGTCGCCGTTGAAGTCCATCAGGTGGAAGCAGTGGCCATGGCCGGCCACCTCGACGACCTCCACCTCCCCGGCCCACCCGCTCGCCTTAAGCCCCTCGCAGTACGCGCGGCCGCGGTCGCGGATCACATCCTTCTCCGCGAGGCACACGAGCACGCGGCCGCAGGCCAGCCCTTCCAACCCCGGCGCACCGTCGGCGAGCGGGTTGATCCACGGATCGTCgacgccggtggtcgccgggcACACGACGCTCCACATCTTCACCACGTTCTCCGCCATCGCCGGGTCCCAGTCCTCTGAGGGGACCTTGCCGCGGCCGAGGAAGTAGGGGTGGACTAGGACGACGCCGTTGACCCTGCTGCCGTGGGGGAGcccctcggcgccggcgcgcaTGGCCATGTTGTGCGCGATGTTCGCGCCGGCGCTCTCCCCGGCGAGGTACACGCGGGAGAAGTCGGCGTGGTCGGTGAGCCAggtctcctcgccggcgccgggggcgTGGGAGGCCGCCCAGAGGACAGCCTGCCACGAGTCCTCGTacgcggcggggagggggtGCTCGGGCGCGAGGCGGTACTCGACGGAGACGACGATGGCTCGGGTGCGCGCGGCGAGGGAGGTGAGGTAGGCGTGGAAGACGAAGTTGAAGGCCGTGTGGAGGCAGAAGCCGCCACCATGGAAGTAGATGAGGAGCGGGAGCTTCTTTCCCTCACCTTCCCCGCTcacgccggcgacgggcgggagGTAGAGGCGGACGGAGACGTCGGGGGAGATGGCGCGGTCTTTGGAGGCGACGCCGGTGGCGGCATCTGTGGAGGCCGGGACGGAGTCGGAACCGAAGTAGCGCTCGACGCGGCCGCCCTTGAAGATGCGTATGCAGTGTTCGACCTCGAAGACGACCTCGCCGTCGATGTCGCCGGAGCCAGCCATGGAGTCGGGATCAACTACGGTAGGTGTTGCCCTGTTGGTTTGTTGGGCTGTGTgccttttgctttgctttggtaTTGAAGGGGCCAACCGCCAACGTGGCCCACGTGGATGTGCCACATGATCGTTTAGACTTTTCAGTCTCACGTGAGCCGTTCGATTCTACATTTGACGGTCTCGATTGAAACGGCTCAATGCTGCGCCGCCGACGTTgtctcgcggcggcggtggcggcttctTCGGCGGCCACCTCGATTCTTCCAGAATCCAGATCCAAGTTTTGAAGTGGAGTACTCCACTAGTTCGAATTTGTCCGAGATCTCCCGGTGCCATGTCCGACGCTGGGgctggaggcgacggcgacgaggtcatcCACGACGCCCCCAACTTCATCCGCGTGTACAAGAGCGGCCGCGTCGAGCGCTTCCTGCGGATCGActtcgcgccgccgtccacggACGCCGCCACCGGGGTCTCCTCgaaggacgtcgtcgtcgtcccgggGGACGGCGTGTCGGCGCGGATCTACCTCCCGTCGACCCCCGCCAGCGGCTACGGGCGCAGGCTCCCCGTCCTCGTCTTCTTCCATGGAGGCGGCTTCTGCCTCGGCTCGGCGTTCGACGCCGCGACGCACGGTCACGCCAACCGGCTCGCCGCGCGGGTTGGCGTCATCGTCGTTTCGGTGGAGTACCGCCTCGCGCCGGAGCGCCCGGTCCCCGCGCTCTACGACGACGCGTGGGCGGCGCTCCAGTGGGTGGCCTCGCACGCCGCGGGTGAGGGGCAGGAGCCCTGGCTGACCGCCCACGCCGACTTCGGGCGCGtccacgtcggcggcgagagcgCGGGCGCCAACATCGCGCACCACGCCGCAATGCGGGCCGGTGCCGAGGAGCTGGGCCACGGCGTGAAGGTGAACTCGCTCGTCCTGATCCATCCCTACTTcctgggcggcgacggcgatggctaCTCCGAGTCAGACGAGATGGGCATGGCGTTGCTGCGCGAGCTGATCCGGCTGTGGCCGGTGGTCTGCCCAGGGACGAGCGGGTGCGACGACCCGTGGATCAACCCGATGGCGGATGGCGCACCCAGTCTGGCCGTGCTGGGATGCCGTCGTGCTCTGATTTGCATTGGAGGGAAGGATGCAATGAGGGGTAGAGGAAGGCTGTATTGTGAGAAATTGAGGGAATGTGGGTGGCGAGGGGAGGTGGAGATCTGGGAGGCAGATGGGCAGGGCCATGGCTTCCATCTCTTGTGGCCGACATGTACTCAGGCGGAGGCACAATTACAGGTCATCGCCGAGTTCCTGAGCCATGGATGAGATCTCTGGACTATGTTGTTCCACTACTGCACACGATATGTCCATTGTTCAAATAGAATTGGATATCAAAGTACATTATCAGTTCTGACTTCTGAGTTCTTACAAATGTTTGCTTTCAACATTGTTTTTCAGGACAATGTTCTACTAGCCTATGAAGTTCATATTCAGACTCAGTTAGTGAGCTATTCTTATCCATTAGAACGTTTATTATGTGTTTTACAAAAGGTTTAATAAATCTAAGATACCTTAGTTCTTCTTACGGACGTTTGCTTTGGTTGTTTTTCAGTACAATGTTCTACTAGCCTATGAAGTCCAAATTCAGACTGAGTTAGTGGGTTATTCTTATCCATTAGAACGTTTATTATGTGTTATACATATGTTTAATAAATGTAAGACATGAATATAAACTTTTCAAGTCACGATAGAAAGGAAATACTAAACAGTTTTAGCATAAACTAGCTCCCCTGTGTCAGGTTTATCTTGGAGAGTCTGATGCACAGATGTTTACTGCTAGAAGTCTCCAATTGGATATACAGCAAAACATcttttgtgtttctttttctgGCATGACTTCACAAAATATTAAGCACTAGTAAGAATATTCCTTTCCATCTTGTTGCATGACTTGTTAGCTGATGTAATACGTCACGCATATGTGAGAATGATTACGTACAGGTGAGAGAATGATCAACATACAATACAAGGTGATCCCAGAAACAACCTAATTACTTAAGCTATTTGACAGCTGTGATGAACCAGCAAATATACAGAACATAGTTGTGAGCCACTTTGAAGTACTTTCCGTGCTCGTACCTCTTGGATAATGTTTTTCAGGGAGGCCGTAACCATATTGATTATGGAGTTCCAATCCCCGGCTCTCTGCTTTGTCTATCCTGCAGGGCATGGTCGCATAGATGATGTATTGGACAATTCCTTTCATTTGCTGAGTCAACAGGGTTTTGTACAGTTCTGACTTTACCTCTTTGTCTTATCATTGACCAAATGCAGCTTCCTTTCTTATCTTGGGAGATAATGCTGTTGAATAATCTGTGAGCTATATGCAATAAATGTTATTACAGTAATCAAATAACACTGGCTATATGCAATAAATGTTATTGTAGTAATCAAATGACACTTTTTTTACTAGATGAACATTGTATTCTCATTTCTGAtaaatggaaatgggagga comes from the Oryza glaberrima chromosome 9, OglaRS2, whole genome shotgun sequence genome and includes:
- the LOC127784479 gene encoding 2-hydroxyisoflavanone dehydratase-like produces the protein MSDAGAGGDGDEVIHDAPNFIRVYKSGRVERFLRIDFAPPSTDAATGVSSKDVVVVPGDGVSARIYLPSTPASGYGRRLPVLVFFHGGGFCLGSAFDAATHGHANRLAARVGVIVVSVEYRLAPERPVPALYDDAWAALQWVASHAAGEGQEPWLTAHADFGRVHVGGESAGANIAHHAAMRAGAEELGHGVKVNSLVLIHPYFLGGDGDGYSESDEMGMALLRELIRLWPVVCPGTSGCDDPWINPMADGAPSLAVLGCRRALICIGGKDAMRGRGRLYCEKLRECGWRGEVEIWEADGQGHGFHLLWPTCTQAEAQLQVIAEFLSHG
- the LOC127784480 gene encoding probable carboxylesterase 1 yields the protein MAGSGDIDGEVVFEVEHCIRIFKGGRVERYFGSDSVPASTDAATGVASKDRAISPDVSVRLYLPPVAGVSGEGEGKKLPLLIYFHGGGFCLHTAFNFVFHAYLTSLAARTRAIVVSVEYRLAPEHPLPAAYEDSWQAVLWAASHAPGAGEETWLTDHADFSRVYLAGESAGANIAHNMAMRAGAEGLPHGSRVNGVVLVHPYFLGRGKVPSEDWDPAMAENVVKMWSVVCPATTGVDDPWINPLADGAPGLEGLACGRVLVCLAEKDVIRDRGRAYCEGLKASGWAGEVEVVEVAGHGHCFHLMDFNGDEAVRQDDAIAEFVNR